A single window of Candoia aspera isolate rCanAsp1 chromosome 3, rCanAsp1.hap2, whole genome shotgun sequence DNA harbors:
- the ATP6V1H gene encoding V-type proton ATPase subunit H, giving the protein MDIRGAVDAAVPTNIIAAKAAEVRANKVNWQLYLQGLMISGEDCEFIQRFEQKRSPEEKQELIQTEGNQCAKTFISLMTHISKEQTVQYILTMVDDMLQENHQRVSIFFDYAKRDKNTAWSYFLPMLNRQDLFTVHMAARIIAKLAAWGRELMEGSDLNYYFNWIKTQLSSQKLRGTGSANEPGTDSSQYVQCVAGCLQLMLRVNEYRFAWVESDGVNCIMGVLSNKCGFQLQYQMIFSVWLLAFSPQMCEHLRRYNIVPVLSDILQESVKEKVTRIILAAFRNFLEKSIERETRQEYALAMIQCKVLKQLENLEQQKYDDEDISEDIKFLLDKLGESVQDLSSFDEYSSELKSGRLEWSPVHKSEKFWRENAVRLNEKNYELLKILTKLLEVSDDPQVLAVAAHDVGEYVRHYPRGKRVIEQLGGKQLVMNHMHHEDQQVRYNALLAVQKLMVHNWEYLGKQLQSEQPQTATARS; this is encoded by the exons ATGGATATCCGGGGGGCTGTTGATGCTGCTGTCCCCACCAATATCATTGCTGCTAAAGCTGCTGAAGTTCGGGCTAATAAAGTGAATTGGCAGTTGTATCTACA agGGCTAATGATTTCAGGAGAAGACTGTGAATTCATTCAAAGATTTGAACAAAAACGGAGCccagaagaaaagcaagaattaATCCAAACAGAAGGCAACCAG tgtGCTAAAACATTCATAAGTCTGATGACTCATATCTCCAAGGAACAGACAGTTCAGTACATTTTAACTATGGTTGATGATATGCTGCAG GAGAATCACCAGCGTGTTAGTATTTTCTTTGACTATGCAAAGCGGGACAAGAACACTGCATGGTCCTATTTTCTGCCAATGCTGAATCGTCAGGATCTTTTCACTGTGCATATG gCTGCCAGAATTATTGCTAAGCTAGCAGCTTGGGGACGAGAACTGATGGAAGGCAGTGACTTAAATTATTACTTCAATTGGATTAAAACACAGCTTAGTTCACAG AAACTACGGGGTACTGGAAGTGCTAATGAACCTGGAACTGAT AGTTCACAATATGTCCAATGTGTTGCTGGGTGTTTGCAGTTGATGCTCAGGGTCAATGAATATCGTTTTGCATGGGTAGAATCAGATGGAGTAAACTG TATAATGGGAGTATTGAGTAACAAATGTGGTTTCCAGCTTCAGTATCAGATGATTTTCTCTGTGTGGCTCTTGGCCTTCAGTCCTCAAATGTGTGAACACTTGCGGCGTTACAATATTGTTCCAGTTCTATCTGACATCCTTCAAGAGTCTGTAAAAGAGAAAGTAACCAGGATCATTCTGGCAGCATTTCGG aatTTTCTAGAAAAGTCTATTGAGAGAGAAACCCGCCAAGAATATGCTCTTGCCATGATCCAGTGCAAAGTACTGAAGCAGCTAGAAAATTTGGAGCAACAGAAATATGATGATGAAGATATAAGTGAGGATATAAAATTTCTGTTGGACAAACTTGGGGAGAGTGTCCAGGACCTCAg TTCATTTGATGAATATAGTTCTGAGCTTAAGTCAGGAAGACTAGAATGGAGTCCTGTCCACAAATCTGAGAAATTCTGGCGGGAGAATGCTGTAAGATTAAATGAAAAGAATTATGAACTGTTGAA AATTTTGACAAAGCTTTTGGAAGTGTCAGACGATCCTCAGGTTTTGGCTGTAGCTGCTCATGATGTGGGAGAATATGTCCGACACTATCCTCGAGGAAAACG tgtgATTGAACAGCTTGGTGGAAAACAGCTGGTGATGAATCATATGCATCATGAAGACCAGCAGGTTCGCTACAATGCCTTACTTGCTGTGCAGAAGCTGATGGTCCATAATTG GGAATATCTTGGAAAACAGCTACAGTCAGAGCAGCCTCAAACAGCTACAGCACGAAGCTGA